Proteins found in one Methanospirillum hungatei JF-1 genomic segment:
- a CDS encoding PKD domain-containing protein has product MGNINNCLKILILFLVVTGLFCVQVSAITADARIGPLKGTAPLNVMFTDASVGKPIEWHWDFGDGYTGDGPRTMHTYMTPGTYTVTLLVLDAQGGSDTATFNQAISVTANPFMPVMPMSLPSFSADFTGGPQSGPAPLAVSFADLSKGEPKTWVWDFGDGTTSIDQNPVHIYSTPGTYTVTLKIAKDSSTGMKERKNYISVTPGTGIPDQQVVSSSSASSSTEGEPGQSMSTPENAPSEYAFMVEPTPEEGYSCQSDLSLVTESETIRSGEDFMITVNGNPLEKVYFWISMKEGNTSEEMNPPVILDNEMVFDKPEGPFSIGQYVPDKNTGASITELIVDNESAYATGLYGLVALDKNGEHVIMIQAKETSPGVYIANAITGEPGKEGGCISQLQVKILP; this is encoded by the coding sequence ATGGGGAATATAAATAATTGTCTTAAAATTCTTATTCTCTTTCTTGTCGTAACCGGACTCTTCTGCGTGCAGGTATCTGCTATTACAGCTGATGCCCGGATAGGACCACTCAAGGGAACTGCACCATTGAATGTTATGTTTACCGATGCATCAGTAGGAAAACCAATTGAATGGCATTGGGATTTTGGTGACGGATATACCGGTGACGGACCACGGACCATGCATACCTACATGACTCCAGGTACATATACCGTGACCCTCCTTGTCCTGGATGCACAGGGAGGATCAGACACTGCTACATTTAATCAGGCAATTTCGGTTACTGCCAATCCGTTCATGCCGGTTATGCCAATGAGTCTCCCTTCCTTCTCTGCTGATTTTACCGGAGGCCCTCAATCAGGACCGGCACCACTTGCAGTCTCTTTTGCAGACCTCTCGAAAGGTGAGCCAAAGACCTGGGTATGGGATTTCGGAGATGGTACAACATCTATTGATCAAAATCCAGTTCATATTTACTCAACACCGGGAACATACACTGTCACATTAAAAATTGCAAAGGATTCAAGCACAGGAATGAAGGAAAGGAAAAATTACATATCTGTGACTCCGGGGACAGGCATTCCTGATCAGCAGGTTGTAAGTTCCTCATCAGCATCTTCCTCAACGGAGGGGGAGCCAGGACAAAGTATGAGTACACCAGAAAATGCACCATCTGAATATGCATTCATGGTGGAACCGACACCAGAGGAGGGATATTCCTGTCAGTCAGATCTATCTCTGGTTACTGAATCAGAGACCATCAGGTCTGGTGAGGACTTTATGATCACCGTCAATGGTAATCCTCTGGAAAAAGTATACTTCTGGATATCCATGAAAGAAGGGAATACTTCAGAAGAAATGAATCCTCCTGTCATTTTGGATAATGAAATGGTCTTTGATAAACCAGAGGGTCCTTTCTCGATTGGTCAATATGTTCCTGATAAAAATACAGGAGCCTCAATAACTGAGTTAATTGTCGATAATGAATCTGCTTATGCAACAGGACTATACGGACTGGTGGCACTTGATAAAAATGGTGAACATGTCATTATGATCCAGGCAAAAGAGACATCTCCAGGAGTATATATCGCAAATGCGATTACTGGAGAGCCTGGAAAAGAGGGAGGATGTATATCTCAATTGCAGGTAAAGATCCTGCCATAA
- a CDS encoding DUF373 family protein, with translation MGFIRTLVLNIDRDDDIGFKASVESPVIGREACLDAAIRLALSDPEDSDLNAIFQAISTYDKLIADGEEAEVAVIGGNHFRFIEGDRKIARLLDDVISQTGCNQCILVTDGGEDEYILPIIQGKISVTSIQRVVVSQMPNLEGTYYIIKKLISDPKISKIVLVLPGLTLLLYAISYAVNRPEIATIVIAGCVGGYLLYKGFSLDEVVRSEVIDLRSTLYRGRFSFVTYIGGLIFAIIGVMEGTSALTNYWDGSGIFPMAIIFLWGAVAWFTLAAITTSLGSIIDSFLYERESLSRAVIFSYFISAIGVLAFGGMSYTLSNLNLSQFPITQDLGITYIIQGAIGGLVCAFVGIILQHFISMWAMNENETISQA, from the coding sequence ATGGGTTTCATCAGAACATTAGTCCTCAATATCGACCGCGATGATGATATTGGGTTTAAAGCTTCCGTTGAAAGTCCGGTAATAGGCAGAGAGGCCTGCCTTGATGCCGCTATACGCCTTGCCCTTTCAGACCCTGAGGATTCAGATCTGAACGCAATATTCCAGGCAATCTCCACGTATGACAAACTCATTGCTGATGGAGAGGAAGCAGAAGTTGCGGTTATCGGGGGAAACCATTTCAGGTTTATTGAAGGTGACCGCAAGATAGCCCGGTTACTTGATGATGTGATTTCGCAGACCGGATGTAATCAATGCATTCTTGTCACCGACGGGGGTGAAGACGAATATATACTTCCCATCATTCAGGGAAAAATTTCAGTCACATCAATACAGCGGGTGGTAGTTTCGCAGATGCCAAACCTTGAAGGCACATATTATATCATTAAAAAACTTATCAGCGATCCAAAAATATCAAAAATTGTTCTGGTGCTCCCAGGACTTACGCTCCTCCTTTATGCAATCAGCTATGCAGTAAACAGACCGGAGATCGCAACTATAGTAATTGCCGGGTGTGTCGGGGGGTATTTACTCTATAAAGGATTTTCATTGGATGAGGTTGTCAGAAGCGAAGTAATTGATCTTAGATCCACACTCTACCGTGGGAGATTTTCCTTTGTTACCTATATCGGGGGGTTAATTTTTGCGATCATAGGAGTGATGGAAGGGACATCAGCACTTACCAATTACTGGGACGGGAGTGGAATATTCCCGATGGCCATCATCTTTTTATGGGGAGCAGTCGCCTGGTTTACCCTTGCAGCAATAACTACCTCACTTGGATCAATTATTGACAGTTTCCTCTATGAACGAGAGAGTCTCTCACGCGCAGTAATTTTTTCCTATTTCATAAGTGCAATCGGAGTACTTGCCTTTGGAGGGATGAGTTATACCCTTTCAAACCTGAATCTCTCTCAATTTCCAATAACACAGGATCTTGGTATAACATACATAATTCAAGGTGCAATTGGCGGACTTGTCTGTGCATTCGTCGGAATCATTCTCCAGCATTTTATATCCATGTGGGCAATGAATGAAAATGAGACTATTTCACAGGCATAA